The DNA segment GATAACAAGGCATAGGGACGGGCAACGGGAAACTCGCCATCAAGAAAACTCACTACGGTTTCACGGCTGACAACTTGCTCATTCTCGAGTTTCAACATGACGATCTGATAACCCACTTTGCTTGAACGGTTCCAAGAACCATTTTCAGCAACAAACAATTGATTATGGTAGATCTCAGGGAATTGCTTACCGCGGTAAAACGCAAGGCCCGTCGGTGCAACATGGGCCGGCAGTTCATACACTGGGACGGTAATTTTTAAATTTTTAGGTTTTTCGTAGGCAGGCTCGACTACAGACGAAGCGTGCAAATACGGGAAACCATAATGGCTGCCAATCACATCGACCCGGTTGATTTCATCGGGCGGTAAATTATCCCCCATCCAATCACGGCCTTGGTCGGCAAACCATAACTTGCCATCTTGGGGAGACCAGTCAAATCCGGTCGCATCACGTACGCCTAAAGCAATCTGCTCACTTGCTCCAGTATCGACATTAATCGCAATTATGCTGCTGTAGGGCGCACTCGCCTCACACACGTTGCACGGGGCACCGATGGAGACATACAAGCGGCCATCGGGGCCAAAATTCATCGCTCGGGCACTTTTCTTATCAGATTCTGGCAGATCGCTGTAGATCTCTTTCGGGCGAGTCGGACGGCGCAAGCGCTGCTCGATATCAATAAAACGTACGATACGGTTTTCGGTTGCAACAAAAAGATCGCCATTATGGAAGGCTATCGCGTCGGGGGATTCGAGCCCTTTCGCAATCACATAACGTTTGTCGACACGACCATCTTGATTGCTATCAACGAGCGCATGCACTGTGCCACTTTTATTGGAACCCACAAATAGCGTGCCATTTGAGCCCATGGCAATCTGTTTTGCATCCCCGAGATCGGAGGCATAAAGGGATAAACCAAATCCCTTCGACACGGTAATCATGATCGACTGAGACCCCGCTATCGCCGTCTGACTTGTTAATAATGCCAGACTCGCCAGTAGGGTCCAGAAGGCAGAGAACACCCTTAAATATTTATAATTATTAGTTTTTATATACAACATGGTAATTTTCTTTATGCCTAAGTTTTATTGTTATCGGCAATAGTGCACAACATTAAAGTACCGCCATGTCACCCTTATCCTCGAGCCAAGTTTTACGATCGGGCGAACGTTTCTTAGCCAGCAACATATCCATCAGTGAGTCTGTTTCTTCTACATCATCAATGGTTAACTGAACTAAACGGCGAGTGTTTGGATCCATAGTCGTTTCACGCAATTGCAGCGGGTTCATCTCACCCAGACCTTTAAAGCGTGTAACTTGGACCTTACCCTTTTTATTCTCGGCAGTAATACGGTCGAGAATACCTTCTTTTTCAGCCTCATCTAAGGCGTAGTAAACATCCTTACCTATATCGATACGGAACAGCGGTGGCATAGCGATATATACATGGCCCTGTTCGACCAGCACACGGTAATGTTTCAGAAACAGAGCGCAGAGTAAAGTTGCAATATGTAGCCCGTCGGAGTCCGCGTCGGCGAGAATACAAATCTTGCCATATCTTAACTCGGAGATATCGTTGCTGTCGGGATCGCAACCAATCGCCACCGAGATATCATGCACTTCCTGCGAGGCCAGCACCTGAGAGGCATCAACCTCCCAAGTATTTAGGATTTTACCACGCAGCGGCATAATCGCTTGGAATTCACGGTCACGCGCCTGTTTGGCACTGCCGCCCGCAGAATCCCCTTCCACTAAGAAGAGTTCGCCGCGCATCGGATCTTGGCCGCTACAGTCGGTCAATTTACCCGGTAATGCCGGGCCAGAAGTGACTTTTTTACGGGCGACTTTTTCGCGGCTTTTAAGCGGCGCTGGGCGTTGTTGATACACATTTCCGCCAGCGACTCGGCCAATTCGGTATTCGAGTTTAGCCACAATGAAAACGCATCACGCACAATGCCAGAAACAAAGGCCGAGCTTTGACGGCTCGAGAGTTTCTCTTTGGTTTGGCCAGCAAATTGCGGATCTTGCATCTTCACCGAGAGAATGAAGGCAGCGCGATCCCAAATATCCTCAGGCGACAGCTTGATACCGCGGGGGATCAGATTGCGAAACTCGCAAAACTCACGCATCGATTCCAGCAAACCTTGGCGGAAACCATTCACGTGGGTTCCACCCAATGGCGTTGGGATCAAGTTAACATAGCTTTCGTTAATCGCATCGCCACCTTCGGGCAACCAAGTAATCGCCCAATCCGCGGATTCAATTTGTCCCTTAAAGCTGCCGATAAAAGGCTCTTCTGGCAGCATGAGGTTATCGCCAACCGCCGCCTTGAGATAATCCGTTAAACCACTCTCGTAGTACCACTCATGGACTTCGTTGGTGTGTTTATTGGTAAATTTGATCCTCAGGCCCGGACACAACACGGCCTTGGCGCGCAGCAAATAGATGAGTTTGGAGTTGGAGAAATTGGCCGAATCAAAATAGCTGGCGTCGGGCCAGAAATGTACTCGAGTACCAGTATTGCGACGACCACAAGTACCAGTGACTTTTAACTCTTCAACCTTAAAGCCATTTTCAAAAGCAATATCATACACTTGGCCATCACGGCGTACCGTCACTTCGACGCGACGAGACAGGGCGTTAACCACCGAAATCCCCACACCGTGCAAACCACCGGAGAATTGGTAATTCTTATTCGAAAATTTGCCGCCCGCATGCAGTTTAGTGAGGATAAGCTCGACCCCGGGAATGCCTTCTTCAGGGTGAATATCGACCGGCATCCCCCGACCATCGTCGGTGACTTCCAGAGAGTTATCGGTATGGAGCACAACTTCGATTTTAGTGGCGTGGCCCGCTAAAGCCTCGTCCACACTGTTATCTATGACCTCTTGGCCTAAGTGGTTAGGTCGGGTGGTATCGGTATACATACCTGGACGGCGTTTAACTGGGTCGAGTCCGTTAAGAACTTCAATGGCGTCAGAGGTGTATTGATTAGTCATAGTGTACGCTATAAGTTGTTATATCCGGCCATGTTGCGGCTCTGGATGACTATTTGTCAAGGTAAGTGTAAAAATTGGCTTACAGTTTGCAGATATCGCTCATAACCCACAAAACTGTGATCGCCACCGACTTCGATCCGTAATTGGCAATGGTGGTACTTATGCAGTGCTTCGCGATAATCCAGCACTTCATCGCCCGTTTGCAATAGTACCAAAAAACGATCGGGATTGCGGATAACAGCCGTATTAAATTCAGCCACTTCCTGCTTATGCTCCGGCAATACCTGATAATGCTCTTCGGTATAAGGGTTAAATTGCGGCCCCATAAACTCATCAAACAGCTCAAAGGGTTTGACGGCCGGATTCACCAACACGCCACGGCCACCATAATGCTCGGCCAAGTAACTCGCAAAATAGCCACCAAGGGACGAGCCAATATAGTTAAGCGGCTCGCCCGCTTGCTTAGCAGCCTCAACATATTGCAGCAGCAAAGCCATTGCGGCCTTGGGAGTATTGGGTAATTGCGGTTGATGGAATACTAAGGAAGGGTGATGCTCGGCGATATATTGCGCCGTCATCACCGCTTTATCGGAGAAAGGTGAACTGTTGAATCCGTGAATATAGAGCAGCATAGTTCCTCAAGCTGCGGTCACTCGCGTTAATAACCGCTGGAATCTTTATCGGGGAAAACAGATTTCCCGGCACGCGATACACATTAGTGCAGATGCTACCATCGGCCTTGAGCTCCAGCAAACGATAACCCGGTTGCAATCCATCGAGGGCAAAATAAGGCGATTGCGGTTTAAACTGGATACAAGTAGAAGGCGTTGCCATTAATTGCAGCGCGCCATGGGGGCCATCGTAATCGGTATCCAACTGTTGGTGCACATGTCCCCAGAGTAACCCTTTTACCTGCGGGTATTGGGCGACACGTCGGAGAAACTCAGTACCGTTATCCATGCAATGTTGATCTAACCAAGCACAGTTCACCAAGATAGGGTTATGGTGCATCACCAATAAGGTATGACGGTCTGGATGTGCGGCTATGGCCTGTTCAATGAGTTCGAATTGACTCTCGGCCATATTGCCGCCGGGCTTTCCCCGAACGGTGGAGTCCAGCATCAGGATTTGCCATTTTCCGACCAAGATACGCTGCTGACCGAAAATCCGCTCACCCTGCATATGCAAAAACATAATCCGCGGATCATCATGATTACCCGGAAGATAATGGCAAGGTAAGTTGAGTGGCGCCACAGCGGCCACGAATTGACGATAGGATTCAGGGGAATAATCTTGGCTTAAATCGCCCGTGGCTAACATCAGATGCGCTGGATAGTCGACAGCACGAATCGTATTAAGCACAGCAGCAAAACTTTTACTGGTGTTGACCCCTAATAACTGAGCCTCAGGATCGGCAAAAAGGTGCGGATCAGTGACTTGCACTATGCGCACACTTTCTTCTTCAGCTATGGAGTAAGAGACTGCCTCTTTCAGCACATTGAATACCCAATTCTAAGACTGACACACCAAACGTTGTTGGCAGCCAATCTTCAATAACTCCCCCAGGAATGCATTAACCTGGTACTTTTCATCGCTATGATACATGCGTAAATTGGGGTAATCATACACTGGGCGCAATTGGTAAATCTGTTGACCAGTTAACACTTCTGCTAATTTAGCATCATGATAAATTCTCACTAACACCTTGGGAGTATTAATAAACTCCATGATTTTAACTGGTCGTGAGATCTCAACTAATTGAGTGTATTTGGTATTTTCTAAAATACGGATTACTAATACACCCGCTTCACCTTCGAGCTGCCAAGACTGCCCCACCTCTATATCGAGCGGTAACCACTTTTGCATATAGCCGTAGTTACGCCCGCATAGCGCTAAAAAGTCGCTCACGTTAGGTTGGTAGCGCGGTTTTCGGTGTGATGTTGAAATAGCCAAACCTTTATCCAACTTTAACCAGTTGCTGATGGTTTAATTGCAACCACTGCAATCCAATTACGGTCGAAGCATTGTCTATTGCCCCGTTGACGACCTCATTATAGGCATCCTCACGGTCTAACACATGCAATCGAATATCTTCGTGTTCGTCAGCTAATCCGTGCAGACCTTGCGCCTGGGATGAATCCACCTCGGCCCAATAGAAATAGAAACGTTCCGTACTGCCACCTGGACTTGCCAAATAACTATTCACAAAATGCATATTACGGGCGGTTAAGCCTGTTTCTTCGAGCAGTTCGCGGTGTGCGACATCCTGTGGCGTTTCGTCGGGCGCAATCATACCCGCGACCAACTCCATTAGCCAAGGAGATTTAGAGGTCGCTAATGCAGGGAAACGAATTTGTTCAATTAAAACAATCTTGTCACGCGCGACATCATAGGGAAGAACCACCACGGCATGGCCGCGTTCAAACACTTCACGGGTCACAGGTTGGCTCCAACCACCAGCAAAAAGCTTATGCTTGAAAGTAAACTGCTCCAAGGCAAAAAAGCCCTGATACAGCGACTTTGTCTCGAGAATTTCAACATCTGTTTTCGAAAAACCAGCAGGCTTCATATTTCAATCCTTAACCGTTAAATTTTCGCCTATTATCAAGGCAATTTGGCGCATTTTTAAAATAAAATCTGTTACACTTCGCAGTTGACTTGAACGTGTGGGAGTTTTTAGACTCTACGACATTAAGTTTTAGCTGTATCGGGAAGCGTCGGGAAGCGCAAACCGCCTTGGTAAAGGCATTACTTAGTCTAAACGAAGTTACATATTTCTCCTTTTGGAGAATTTGTCTAATAAGGACAGCAAATGAAATTTAAGATCCGTTCTCTATGCGCAGCATTGACTCTCGCGGCTTCCGCTCAAGCGGTTCAAGCAGATGATTTACTGCAAATATATCAACAAGCACTGACGAGCGACCCGCTAGTATTACAAGCACAAGCTCAACGTAATGCCTTGTTTGAAAAGATCGAACAAAACCGTGCACCACTGTTACCGACAATCAGCGCTAACGTGGGTTATGACAAAGCATGGAATGATCCTAAGAGCGATACCAGTGGATTGACCGGTAGCCTAAAGCTGAACCAAGTGATCTATGATCACAGCGCTTGGGTTGGTTTAAGCCTGGCCGAAAAAGCCGCTTCTCAAGCCGATTCAAACTACGCTTCTGCCCTGCAAAATTTGATCACTCGTGTGACTAAAGCCTACTTTGATGTGTTAACGGCGAAAGATAACTACGAGTTCCAAGGCGCAGAGAAACGTGCGATTGAACGTCAACTCGAGCAGACTAAACAACGTTTTGCCGTAGGTTTAACTGCGATTACCGACGTACATGAAGCGCAAGCTCAGTATGACTTGGCCTCGGCTACTGAAATTTTGGCTGAAAACACGTTAGCCAACAGCTACGAAGCCCTGCGTGAAATCACAGGAATCGATCACAAGACCATTAACGTGCTCGACACCAACCGTTTCTCCGCGGTAACGCCAGCACCGACCTCATCGAGTGAGTGGCTAAAGATTGCTGAAACCAACAGCGTCGATTTGATGACTCAACGCATCGGTAAAGATATCGCCCAAGAGACCATCAGCCTCTACAAAGCGGGCCATATGCCATCTCTTAGCCTAAACGCTGGCTATAACAAAGGGTTAGAGCAAAAAACTGGCGACGTGAATGA comes from the Shewanella seohaensis genome and includes:
- a CDS encoding DUF1249 domain-containing protein; this encodes MAISTSHRKPRYQPNVSDFLALCGRNYGYMQKWLPLDIEVGQSWQLEGEAGVLVIRILENTKYTQLVEISRPVKIMEFINTPKVLVRIYHDAKLAEVLTGQQIYQLRPVYDYPNLRMYHSDEKYQVNAFLGELLKIGCQQRLVCQS
- the tolC gene encoding outer membrane channel protein TolC, translating into MKFKIRSLCAALTLAASAQAVQADDLLQIYQQALTSDPLVLQAQAQRNALFEKIEQNRAPLLPTISANVGYDKAWNDPKSDTSGLTGSLKLNQVIYDHSAWVGLSLAEKAASQADSNYASALQNLITRVTKAYFDVLTAKDNYEFQGAEKRAIERQLEQTKQRFAVGLTAITDVHEAQAQYDLASATEILAENTLANSYEALREITGIDHKTINVLDTNRFSAVTPAPTSSSEWLKIAETNSVDLMTQRIGKDIAQETISLYKAGHMPSLSLNAGYNKGLEQKTGDVNEPDFDNVNVGVNLSIPIFEGFKVTSQVKEAQFQYVEASEKLEQTYRSVVKNVRNNYNNVGASISSIRAYEQSVISSESALKATQAGFEVGTRTIVDVLNRTRDLYDSKRKLSDARYSYINSIIALKQAAGTLNEDDVISINNGLKAE
- the nudF gene encoding ADP-ribose diphosphatase; its protein translation is MKPAGFSKTDVEILETKSLYQGFFALEQFTFKHKLFAGGWSQPVTREVFERGHAVVVLPYDVARDKIVLIEQIRFPALATSKSPWLMELVAGMIAPDETPQDVAHRELLEETGLTARNMHFVNSYLASPGGSTERFYFYWAEVDSSQAQGLHGLADEHEDIRLHVLDREDAYNEVVNGAIDNASTVIGLQWLQLNHQQLVKVG
- a CDS encoding YqiA/YcfP family alpha/beta fold hydrolase codes for the protein MLLYIHGFNSSPFSDKAVMTAQYIAEHHPSLVFHQPQLPNTPKAAMALLLQYVEAAKQAGEPLNYIGSSLGGYFASYLAEHYGGRGVLVNPAVKPFELFDEFMGPQFNPYTEEHYQVLPEHKQEVAEFNTAVIRNPDRFLVLLQTGDEVLDYREALHKYHHCQLRIEVGGDHSFVGYERYLQTVSQFLHLP